The Synergistaceae bacterium region GAGGCCGTCGATAAGGTCATCGAAAAGCGCATCAAACAGCGTGTCGAATAATTCGCTGTCCTTCTCGAAGTTGTTTTCTGAGGAGAAGACCTGTCCGGCCCGCGTAAGGACATCACGGAAACTTGCTATGGTCTCGTTCATCATCTCCTGAAGGCTGGCGGCGTATTCCCTGTCGTTGCGCTCGATGTTGGCTTCAAGGAAGTCCAGCGCAGGGTCAATCAGCAGTTCCGTAACTTCGTCGGGCTTGATGCAGTTCACGGTGATTATCTTGGCCACATCAACATGTTTCTTCCGTAACGCTTCCTCGAATATACCGCACTGTTTGCTGTTGTCGCCTTCCTCTTTATGGTTGATGACCCAGAAAGCCCAGCGTTCTATCGGCAGCTTCTCGCCCAGCGCAGAACTTGCCTTGCTGTATAGGTCTATATCTTCCTCGAAAACGTCCGTCCCTTTCTCGCTCGGCATTGTTACGAACAGCACAAGATCAACCTGATCCGAGAGTGCCTGAATCATCCGTTCTGCGTCGCCGATTCTTGTGTCTCCGAGTCCCGGCAAATCTATGAGCCTCAGTGAAGCCGCTTCGGTGTTCTCGAACCTGCAGTGAATCTCTACCTTCTCTGCGGCCAAGTGTGCATATAACGGTCTGCGCTCTTCCCTGCCGTCAACATTCTCGACATCGTACTGAACGACATACGAACGTATTTTGTCGCGCGGAATCTGTTTCGAGCGTCTGCCCGCAAGAAGCCTGCGGTATCTGTGGAGGTTGTCCTTGAGCTTCTGCAGTTCGTCAATGTATATTCCTGTTCTGCGTCTGTCTGAGTACGGGAACTGTTCTTTGTCAGGCAATGGTTCTGCCTCGAAGTCCTCAAGCGTCGCAGGAATCTCTATGCCCGGAAGCCTCTCCTTAAGCTCGCGGAAGTAACGGCACACAACGTTATCCATGAAGTCATCCTCGCTCATGAAGTCGATGTAAGCATACGCATCACCTTCGGGTACTTCGGGGTCATTGACGATGTCGCTCCTGACTCCCGTATAAGCCGGGCCGTCGTAGTCGGGAATCTCGTAATCAGTCAGGCCGGTGATTGTCCGCAGAAGCCTGCTCTTGCCCTGACGTGCACGGCCGATAACTGCGATGTTCAGGGTGTCGCGTGAAAGACGTTTGCGGATGTTCTCGAGGTGGTGGGAGAGTTCTTCTGCCCTTGCCATGTCGAAGGACGAGAAAATCTCCTCTACGGCCTTGCGCTCACCGGCGAGCGTCTCATCAGTGAGTGTGTTTCTGCATAAGCCTCTGAGTTCACGGAAGCTCCTCACTATTTTTGCGAGGCTGGACTGTGCTTCGGTGATTGTCTGTGCGAACGGTTTGCGTTTATCGATTATGCGCTGAATTTTCTCGCGGCTCAAAATTTCTGTGCCTCCTGTTTGCTCTGGAATGAAGTGATTATATACCACACATCTCGCAGAAATTATGTAAAGGCTTAAGACCGAGAGTCCGAATATTACATCAGATTTCTATCAACTTTTCAGGAGACTCACTAACGATGACAGCATACGTAGAATATACTAATGGGGGGGGGGGGCTCAACTTTCAGCAATTGATGCTGCGTTGATGCTCCTCATGTCATGGAGGCGGTATCATGAGAATCAACAATAATCTTCCTGCGTTAAACGCTTTCAATTCACTCAACGCCACGAACACATCACTTCAGAACGCGATTAATGCGCTGTCTACGGGACTGCGTATAAATTCGTCTGCTGATGATGCGGCGGGGTTTGCGATAGCTGAGCGGATGAAGGTGCAGGTTTCTGGTCTGGAAGTTGCGGCAAGGAACGTGCAGGACGGAGCGAATCTGCTTCAGGTTGCGGAGGGTGCACTTGGCCAGACGAACGCGATGCTACAGAGGATGCGGGAGCTGTCTATACAGGCCTGCAATGACTCTCTGACCTCGCAGGACAGGCAGTACCTGCAGCTTGAGATTGACGAGCTGAAGGGGCAGATTGACCGTATAGCGGATCAGACGCAGTTCAACAAGAAGAGGATACTTGACGGGAGCTCGGGGGCGTTGTGGTCGTCGAGTGATTTGAACGTTAAGGCGCGGATTAACGGCGGGCTTGTTACTGTGGACGAGTTCGGGCAGAAAGTCAATCACGAGGGGAATTTCAGGATTGAGGTTACGGCTGAACCGGGGCAGGCGCAGGTGCAGAAGAGCAGCCCCTTCTTATCGGCCTCATCGGTTGAGAGAACTGTTACAGAAACAATTGAGGTAACATTTACGAGGACAACGATAACTACTAGGACAGAGATCGTTAATGAGGAAGAAGAAATCATTGTGCCCATTCTTCCTGCAGGAGGCGATCCTGAAGAAGCAGAGGTACTCGAGATTAACATCAACACCGGCCAAGATTCAACCGGCGCAACTTCCGGCAAGGGCTGGAACTACGACTCGTCCACAGGCAGGCTGAACATAACGGGCGACGGCAGGTACAGGATCACTGGCACAGGAGAAGCGACAACAAATCACGTTGTTGTAGAGCCAGGAGTAACGGCGGACGTGTATCTTGAAAACGTGAACATAAATACCGAATACACCTACGAATTTACTCCAAAGGGGTATTATCTCCCTTGTGCTGCTTTTCTCATGGATGATGCCACAGTCAACATGTATCTTGTCGGAACAAATATTCTTCAGAGCGGCGAACACAGGGCAGGGCTTGAAGCACCTCAAGGCTCAACGCTGATTATAAATTCTTCTGCCGTTGATGGAGCCCTTGAAGGCGAATTGAGAGCTGTTGGAGGACCTCATGCATCTGGTATTGGAGGATGCTGCAGTGCATTTTTCGATCCTCCTGAGAGTGCAGGCGGCAATGTCATCATAAGAGGCGGAACTATTCATGCTACAGGCGGTGATTATGGAGCAGGTATTGGCGGCGGCTCTGGCAGAGATGCAGGGACAATAGAAATTTATGGCGGCCAAGTAACTGCTGAAGGCGGCTGGTGGTCAGCAGGTATAGGCAGCAGTTATTATATTGGGGATGAAGCCAGTGCTACGGTAATAATAGGCGGCGGCCAAGTAACAGCGACCGGCGGCGAGTGGGGCGGCGCAGGTATAGGCGGAGGTGCATACTCTGGAGCAGGCACGATAAAAATTGCGTCTGGACTTGTTTCCGGCGGTTCAATAGTTGC contains the following coding sequences:
- a CDS encoding GTPase domain-containing protein, with amino-acid sequence MSREKIQRIIDKRKPFAQTITEAQSSLAKIVRSFRELRGLCRNTLTDETLAGERKAVEEIFSSFDMARAEELSHHLENIRKRLSRDTLNIAVIGRARQGKSRLLRTITGLTDYEIPDYDGPAYTGVRSDIVNDPEVPEGDAYAYIDFMSEDDFMDNVVCRYFRELKERLPGIEIPATLEDFEAEPLPDKEQFPYSDRRRTGIYIDELQKLKDNLHRYRRLLAGRRSKQIPRDKIRSYVVQYDVENVDGREERRPLYAHLAAEKVEIHCRFENTEAASLRLIDLPGLGDTRIGDAERMIQALSDQVDLVLFVTMPSEKGTDVFEEDIDLYSKASSALGEKLPIERWAFWVINHKEEGDNSKQCGIFEEALRKKHVDVAKIITVNCIKPDEVTELLIDPALDFLEANIERNDREYAASLQEMMNETIASFRDVLTRAGQVFSSENNFEKDSELFDTLFDALFDDLIDGLAGSVEPDSVLGRRKNEPCTELMDQFNRILEAEEEAADNGTLSGITPEVVRRVMRKAGSPDSAYANLMHQLRTDLSAKMQQELDATLERVVLLPMKEELCRVLAENGKLGLHFKAGGAGILREITDFIEDGRADMMRSILDGLKKLDDASISCQNRIQPLIREALNILDPMEEESRSRRAILTSADGIYTSLVEIYSDTLAALRESLDNEEIYSEPNEFAFAVADNFVDDLVRRNADISAQGGVKIDTQWRALYRYIRADIWRDDFGNAQAKREAFAKIRGPITSMLSLCGSVNLSFSRE